Within the Rhizobium sp. BG4 genome, the region TTCGTCATGCGGAACAGAGGCGCTCAACTGATCGAACCAGGCCTTGTCCGTAACGCCGACGAAGAGACGGACCAAGGATTATCCTCTCATCTCGGCTGTGTTTGCAAGCTATGACGTTCTGGCAATCCACATCGTCAGTGCTGCAGCCCGAGAGCCAGCTACTGCAGAGCATAGCTTGCAGATCGTGGTCTTGTTCCTTTTCACTTCGGCGTCCCCATCCCTCCTCCGTATCTCATGTCGCAAGCACCCGCCCGAGATCAGACAACAGCTTTTCGCGTCGGCCCTCCGAAAGTTTGGCCAAGTTGTCGACTTTCCAGCGCACCGCCGGCAAGTCCGCGGCTCCAGGCACGCCTAGCAAGTCCCACTCTGGCTCGCGGGCCTTGAAGGAGAGAAGAAAGCGCCGGTGCTCGGCAGCCATCTTGCCAACGACCTCTGCGATTAGAGCTTAACGAGCATCGTATAGCGCCTCCAGGGTCACGGGCTCTTCCGTCATGCCGGCAAACCCCGCGTCAAACTCGTGGCGCAAATCCTTGCGCGTCGGCGCCAAGACCTCGCCCATCGGCCTGTTGTGGCTCAGGATGTAGACAATGAAGGCACGCCGCAGCTCATCGGATATTCCCTCATTCGCGAGCAGACGCCTGATATCGAACAGATCTCGTGGATGCTGCCGATCCAAGGCTGCGACGATCTTGCCGGCGTAGAGGTCCGGGAAGGACACAACAGGCACCTCGGCATATCCGAAGAGCTCTTCGACCCGGTCGCAAACCGCCCGTGTCTCGGGAGAGTAGACGCAGCCACGAATGACAGACGTCACCTCGATTTTGATCTGTACGCCGTCGGAGGTAACCAGCACCTTTGTTGCATCGGATATTCTGGCAGCAATCCGCCGTATGGCGGCATCGATATTGGCGAGAGAAGTCGCGCGATCTTCGACCGGCAGATAGGTCAGATCGATATCGACCGATAGACGTGGAAGGTCTCTAACGAAAAGATTGATGGCCGTGCCACCCTTCAATGCAAAGACGTTTTCCTCTGCAACGAGCGGAAGAACTCGAACAAGGAGGCTGACTTGCGCGCGATAGGCTTCAGACGCCGGCATCGAGTGTCTCCGGCACAGTGATCTGATACTTGCTGTCCAGCCGCCCGCCGACCACGATCTGGCGCTTGCCACGACCGAGGTCGATACGTTTGAGATCGAGCCGGCCGAGCCATGGATGGGCGTGCCGCTCGGCAAACCAGAGGAACAGCCGCTTCACCTTTACGCTGCGGCACGCTTCCAGCACGGCCTGAACCCGCTTCGGGCTTAGAGTGCGAACCGACTCCATTAGAACGTCCGCTTGATGGAACGTCTCCCGGGATGGGAGCAGGTCGAGAAGCTCGCAAAATGCTCGCTCCGGCGCGGAGACATGAAGCTCCCACCCCAGTGTCCCCATGCCAGGCGCGTCCTTCCAGGTGCGTCGGCATCAAAGAGCTTGTCTGCCTTATGTTCGACGAACTGAGCGTCGGTCGGTATCCGCTCTACCCAGCCAGGCAGACTGCCATAGGCATAGAGGTGGATTTCTGGCTTGCCTGAAAAGCGGAGGTAGTGCGTCAGGCCTTGTAGCTCGAGGGCACTGCGGCCGCCTACGTGCACGGATTTGCCCAGAAGTCGCTGGAGCGAGATGATCACGCGCTGCCAGGCTATCGCCTGATCAACGTTGCCGGTCGGTCGCTGATAGACGCCACGAACGACACCTTCCAGCCAGCCCTGCGCCACGTATTTTTCGCGCCACTGCCGACGGTATCCGTGTTTTTCCAGCCACGCGGTGTCAACCAGCAGCCCCTCGGGGACCAGGCGGCGAAGTTGGTTTATCTTTTCGTTTTTTTGACCTACCATTAGTAGGTAAAATTAGCATGAGTCCAAACTGCGAGCAAGTTCGAAGTTTCGCATTTTCGACCCATCAACGGTAGGCAAAAAAACCTAACATTCAAACTAGCAATGCACGGCCGACGAGAAACAAGCGAGCCGACCGAGCCGGGCCGCTTACAAGCCGTTATACGCGAGGAGAGCAAAGTCAACTAAAGGTTCTCTCAAGACCCGTTAAACTCTGCATCTTACCGACCGAGTGCCCGCTGTCACGAGCCAACTGCGATTGCTGTTAGCGGGTTCTGAGGCACGGGATGAAGTCGTGTAACCATTTCGGTCGTAGCCGCTTGGTGCCGAAGACGTGGACCACTCGGGGCGTCCGAATGAAACATATGAGCGCTCACGGTCATGGGTGACCCTGAGGGCCCTTCCTTGTTTCTTGCCCGTGGAAATTGTTTTCATCGGAACCATGTCGGCTCATCGACATTCCCCTTTCCGAGCGCGGGCCGTGTCAATCGGACGTGACAGGGATGGTGAACATCACGGTTTTTCCGATTTCCCGTGATGGCCAACGAAATGGCAGACGAGCGCCCCACCTGTCCGGCATCGCCTCACCTCTTCTTGCCGGAGTTCACATGATCGACGATCGTCTACACGTCGGGCCCGTTGAGTTCTGCTGCCAGGAAGTGGTTCTTGTCCGTTCAGACGGCATACCGCGCACGTGGGATGACGCCAATGCTTTCACCGCACATAGAAACTGGCGCGATGGTCTGCGAACGCAGTCTAGCGTCGACCGTTTCAGGCGCGCCGACGAAACCGAAGTCTTCGGAACGATGGTCACTGGAGGCTACCGGCTGCGCTGCGTCGATCTTCGCGGACAAGACGGATGACGGCAAAACAGGTTCATGAGAAGGCGTTCCTTGAGACGCCCGACGGCCGTTACATCATCGTTCGCGGACGCCTCTGGAGAAAGACAAATCCCCGTCTGCCTGAAGAAGAGCGAAAGCTCCTCGTGTCAAAACTGATGTCGGCAAGGAGGGCCGTTAAGGAAGCAGTCGGACGAGCCGATGAGCTTCACACCGCAAGGACAGCAGTTAACGCCGCAAAGATTGCGCTAGGGGAGCGCGGACCCGTCTGGTGGACAGATGGAGCGCCGGACTTAAATCGACATTTGGTCAAGAACACCCCTTACGCCGACTGGTTCGAAGGCGCGAGAGGCTGAAACATTTGCCGCGCGCAAGGTCTGGGAAACCCTTGCAGGAGACAAAGCAAAAAACCGGCTGGACGATGTCGACATGCCCGGGTGATCTTCGAAAGAGCTTGTCTACTTTCGCACGAGGCTAAAGGAAAAGTGGCTGCCCCGGTGATAGTCAATCGCGTAGATCACCGGCACGCCGGAAGCGTTGAAGCATGTCTCGGTGATCAGCAGCGCAGGCCCGAAATCCCTCAGATCGTGGCGTTCGATGACATGTTCGGGAAGCATGACGGCACTAACCGAAGCCGAGGACATGCGGGGACGCTGCTTGTATTGATCGAGCAGCGACAGCAACGAGCCGCTCCAGTCGATGTCATAGAGACGCATCGGAATGATGCTGCGAGGCACGTAGTCGACGCAGTACATGATGGGCTCATCATTTTCGAGGCGCAGGCGTTCGATACGGATGACGCGATCCTTGTCGCCAATTTGCAGGTGCTTTGCGGTTGTCGCTTGCGGCTCCTCCTCCGAAATCGACAGGACCTTATTGATCGTCTTATAGCCATAGGCTCGCGTCATGTCGGTGACGCTTTCAAAGACCGTGATCGGACGGTCAACCTGAACTGCGGAGATCGCTGAAACGAAGCGGCCGCGGCCATGCTCGACGTATATCTCCCCTTCCTGTTCGAGCAGCTTTAAAGCTTCCCGAAGGGCTGGCCGTGAGACATTGAAACGCGCCGTCAGCTGGGCTTCGGTCGGCAATCTGTCACCGGGCTTCAAGCCCTTGTCACGGATAAGCTCGGCGATGCGGTCGCGCAGCTGGATGACAATGGTGCGCGTATCGCGAATGGAATCGTCCAATCCAATGCCTCACTTGGTTCCATTATGGTCCTTTTTCTTGTCTGACGAATTTTGCCAGGTCAAGGCGTTCCTGTCGAGCCGCGCGGGCTGCCAATCACTTTAATGCGGCTGACCTGACCCTGGAGCTCGCTTGACACCCGCAACGGAAGATGTCAGTTGTCTTACAACATTGAAAGCGTGCTTCCGAAACGACGCCATACGGCGTCATCAACCGATGAGAGTTACATGTTAAATTTCGACGAGCAGCGGTTCCTGCGTATCCAGTCTGGCGCTGTAGGCCTGGCCCCCCGCATCGACGATGTGATCTCCTCCTGCCTTGAGGCTGGAGCCGACAACATCTTCTTCCTAGGCACTGGGGGCGCGGGCATCCTGATGCAACCGGCTGCCCAGCTGCTACAGCGCAGGTCGCGCTTCCCAGCATTCCTTGATCTCACCGCCGAACTCTTCGTCGGCGGGTCGGCAAATCTCACCAAACAATCTATCGTCGTCATGCCTTCGCTTTCGGGTACGACGAAGGAAAGTGTCGCGCTGCTGGCCAAGCTGAAGGAGGTGGGTGCGACGGTGCTGACGATGGTCGGCCACGAGGAGACGCCTCTCGGCAAGGG harbors:
- a CDS encoding type IV toxin-antitoxin system AbiEi family antitoxin domain-containing protein, with protein sequence MGTLGWELHVSAPERAFCELLDLLPSRETFHQADVLMESVRTLSPKRVQAVLEACRSVKVKRLFLWFAERHAHPWLGRLDLKRIDLGRGKRQIVVGGRLDSKYQITVPETLDAGV
- a CDS encoding AbiEi antitoxin N-terminal domain-containing protein, with the protein product MVGQKNEKINQLRRLVPEGLLVDTAWLEKHGYRRQWREKYVAQGWLEGVVRGVYQRPTGNVDQAIAWQRVIISLQRLLGKSVHVGGRSALELQGLTHYLRFSGKPEIHLYAYGSLPGWVERIPTDAQFVEHKADKLFDADAPGRTRLAWGHWGGSFMSPRRSEHFASFSTCSHPGRRSIKRTF
- a CDS encoding GntR family transcriptional regulator, giving the protein MDDSIRDTRTIVIQLRDRIAELIRDKGLKPGDRLPTEAQLTARFNVSRPALREALKLLEQEGEIYVEHGRGRFVSAISAVQVDRPITVFESVTDMTRAYGYKTINKVLSISEEEPQATTAKHLQIGDKDRVIRIERLRLENDEPIMYCVDYVPRSIIPMRLYDIDWSGSLLSLLDQYKQRPRMSSASVSAVMLPEHVIERHDLRDFGPALLITETCFNASGVPVIYAIDYHRGSHFSFSLVRK